One window of Pseudochaenichthys georgianus chromosome 18, fPseGeo1.2, whole genome shotgun sequence genomic DNA carries:
- the kcnj10a gene encoding ATP-sensitive inward rectifier potassium channel 10: MTSATPPSSEGSSPQKICHSQTQTDITKPLLGSPTGPGGAGAGATDAGGPNALRRRRRVLSKDGRSNVRIEHVSGRGALYLRDLWTTFLDMQWRYKFFLFSATFAGTWFVFGVLWYLVALIHGDLLEFDPPSNHTPCVMEVKTLTGAFLFSLESQTTIGYGFRCITEECPGAIILLICQLVITMVMEIFITGTFLAKVARPKKRGETVKFSQHAVVANHEGHPCLMIRVANMRKSLLLGCQVTGKLLQTSLTKEGETVRLDQRNVPFQVDTSSDSPFLIIPLTYYHIIDDNSPLRAWAAKGGGWTDPDLADFELLVILSATVEPTSATCQVRTSYLPDEILWGYEFPPVVSLSPSGKYVADFGFFDKVAKTKTPPLFKQALPPSPPSQVTRRHGSKEAGTDQEKMRLEENYRGEEKGRERGRIRDSSPHSVRISNV, from the exons ATGACCTCAGCCACACCTCCCTCCTCAGAAGGCTCCTCCCCTCAGAAAATATGCCACTCCCAGACACAGACTGACATCACTAAGCCCCTGCTGGGCTCCCCGACGGGGCCCGGAGGTGCTGGTGCAGGAGCAACTGATGCTGGAGGGCCCAATGCTCTGCGAAGAAGGCGCCGCGTCCTCTCAAAAGACGGGCGAAGCAATGTACGAATCGAGCATGTAAGCGGGCGTGGGGCGCTGTACCTTCGTGATCTCTGGACGACTTTTCTGGACATGCAATGGCGCTACAAGTTCTTCCTCTTCTCTGCCACCTTTGCTGGGACCTGGTTCGTGTTTGGAGTGCTTTGGTACCTGGTGGCATTGATACATGGAGATCTACTTG AGTTTGACCCCCCCTCCAACCATACTCCATGTGTAATGGAGGTGAAGACCCTTACAGGAGCCTTCCTCTTCTCTCTCGAGTCTCAGACCACAATTGGCTACGGTTTCCGGTGCATCACCGAGGAGTGTCCTGGCGCCATTATCCTGCTCATCTGTCAGCTGGTCATTACCATGGTGATGGAGATCTTCATCACCGGCACTTTCCTTGCCAAG GTTGCTCGCCCCAAGAAAAGAGGTGAGACGGTGAAGTTTAGTCAACACGCCGTTGTGGCAAATCACGAGGGTCACCCCTGCCTCATGATCAGAGTGGCCAACATGCGCAAAAGCCTTTTGTTAGGATGCCAG GTGACGGGAAAGCTTCTTCAGACGTCGCTAACTAAGGAGGGCGAGACGGTGCGGCTGGATCAGCGGAACGTACCTTTCCAGGTGGACACGTCCAGTGACAGCCCCTTCCTCATCATCCCCCTGACTTACTACCACATCATCGACGACAACAGCCCCCTAAGGGCCTGGGCAGCCAAAG GTGGTGGCTGGACAGACCCTGACCTGGCTGATTTTGAGCTGCTGGTGATCTTGAGCGCCACCGTTGAGCCGACCTCCGCTACCTGCCAGGTTCGAACATCCTACCTTCCAGATGAGATCCTCTGGGGCTACGAGTTTCCCCCAGTCGTCTCCTTGTCTCCCTCAGGGAAATACGTGGCCGATTTCGGCTTTTTTGACAAAGTTGCCAAAACCAAAACCCCACCTCTCTTTAAGCAGGCCTTGCCACCGAGCCCGCCCTCACAGGTGACCCGTCGCCACGGCAGCAAGGAGGCAGGGACAGACCAGGAGAAGATGCGACTGGAAGAGAACTACAGGGGggaagagaaagggagagagagagggcgcatCCGAGATAGCAGCCCACATAGTGTTCGAATTAGTAATGTGTGA